From a region of the Halomonas sp. HL-93 genome:
- a CDS encoding glucan biosynthesis protein, with the protein MQQIAKGTLLVIITSALTTLPAMADQHTHYQTVLDKARELADTPYQPPEEDLPAALREIDYDTYRQIRFDPSHAYWRDESPFNLQLFHSGFLFQAPVRLNVIENDEVSPLRFSTDDFSYDDDARALLDDDLTGSGHAGFRLHYPLNSDDYADEFAVFLGASYFRLVGRDQAYGLSTRGLAIDTASADGEEFPAFREFWLYKPEADAEQLELLALMDSPSLSGAYRFVIKPGDNTQVEVEAELFAREDVGKLGLAPLTSMFTFGEASRERPDDFRPQVHDSDGLLIQTGTGEWIWRPLNNPESVRISSFTDDNPKGFGLMQRERDFNRYLDTEAQYHRRPSQWVKPLEDWGQGHVELVEIPAPDETHDNIVAYWVADAPLEAGESRRLHYQTHTLNTQPESHTLGRVVRTRHGRAEVPGQAEPSREGERQFIVDFQGGELDDIAAESPVELDISTQQGEIKQPQVTPLPNNGWRASFRLPADDQPSDIRLRLTLEGAPVSETWNYVWYPDD; encoded by the coding sequence ATGCAACAAATAGCGAAAGGAACGTTGCTCGTCATTATTACTAGCGCGCTGACCACGCTGCCAGCGATGGCGGATCAACACACTCATTACCAAACCGTGTTAGACAAGGCACGAGAGTTGGCCGATACCCCCTATCAGCCGCCTGAAGAAGATTTGCCTGCTGCGCTCCGCGAGATCGACTACGATACCTACCGACAGATTCGCTTTGATCCATCGCACGCATACTGGCGTGACGAGAGCCCTTTCAATCTGCAATTATTTCACAGCGGTTTTTTGTTCCAGGCGCCGGTTCGACTCAACGTGATTGAGAACGACGAGGTGTCGCCGTTACGCTTCTCGACAGATGACTTTTCCTACGATGACGATGCCCGTGCATTGCTTGACGATGACCTAACAGGCAGTGGTCATGCTGGGTTCCGTCTGCACTACCCACTTAACAGCGACGACTACGCCGACGAATTTGCGGTGTTTCTCGGCGCAAGCTATTTCCGGCTGGTAGGACGCGATCAGGCATACGGCTTATCGACCCGGGGATTAGCTATCGATACCGCTTCAGCTGACGGAGAAGAGTTTCCTGCTTTCCGTGAATTTTGGCTATACAAACCCGAGGCTGACGCCGAGCAATTAGAATTACTCGCGCTGATGGATAGCCCGTCGCTGAGCGGCGCTTATCGCTTTGTGATTAAGCCCGGCGATAATACTCAGGTAGAGGTCGAAGCAGAGTTATTCGCCCGCGAAGATGTCGGCAAATTGGGCCTCGCGCCCCTTACCAGCATGTTCACCTTCGGCGAAGCCAGTCGCGAACGTCCCGATGACTTCCGCCCTCAAGTTCACGACTCTGATGGGCTGCTGATACAAACGGGAACCGGCGAGTGGATTTGGCGGCCGCTAAATAACCCCGAAAGCGTGCGTATTTCGTCCTTTACTGACGATAACCCCAAGGGGTTTGGGCTGATGCAGCGCGAACGCGATTTCAACCGTTACCTGGACACCGAAGCGCAGTATCACCGTCGCCCCAGCCAATGGGTAAAGCCACTTGAAGACTGGGGCCAAGGCCACGTTGAACTGGTGGAGATTCCCGCGCCTGACGAGACCCACGACAATATTGTCGCATACTGGGTCGCCGACGCCCCGTTGGAGGCTGGTGAATCACGTCGCTTGCACTACCAAACCCATACGCTCAATACACAACCGGAAAGCCATACGCTGGGCCGCGTGGTACGCACCCGCCACGGACGCGCGGAGGTGCCGGGTCAAGCAGAACCGTCTCGCGAGGGCGAGCGTCAATTTATTGTCGATTTCCAGGGCGGCGAGCTTGACGATATTGCCGCCGAGAGTCCCGTCGAGCTCGACATCAGCACCCAACAAGGGGAGATAAAACAGCCCCAGGTCACCCCGCTGCCAAACAATGGCTGGCGCGCTAGCTTCCGGCTACCCGCCGACGACCAACCCAGCGATATTCGCCTACGGCTGACCCTGGAGGGCGCCCCCGTTAGCGAAACCTGGAATTACGTGTGGTATCCCGATGACTGA
- a CDS encoding alkaline phosphatase: protein MRRLWIGALALNIGLVAPLWWRYGDIQANVIAWEAWWVMPMMLLVPRGRFSLGLGVALASWLILATLINLGDAATYTAFGRPLNLYLDTPLLGSVYDLLVGNVGQVWAICAMLVAVMLLAGLAVGVIKLLRPRAGYPLTLGTKRVALAMLVCASLGIGLELGGKRVIVHASLPAVKATHDQAQQLWATHQAKQAFTRTLAASPIEQRSLSGLAGRRVLMTFIESYGVSALADDRYRPAVAPTLDEIEQRLAGRDIAVVSGLLKSPIRGGQSWLAHATALSGYTIDNQLWYQLMLDSEATTLVDDFSATGQRTLAVMPAITQAWPEGAAYGFDELVVEKDIDYAGPMLNWVTMPDQFTLDYTQRELLDESPVFAQLALISSHAPWTPILPVLDDWSTIGDGAIFAPWEEAGDPPEVLWQDIERIREHYAWSIDYSIKTVGRWAERVADDNTLLIVLGDHQPAPMITGDDASGAVPVHIISGDPDLLAPFQARGFVSGMWPASESEAPAAELSQLRRWLHADFASDTNNSRTAP, encoded by the coding sequence ATGCGTCGATTATGGATAGGGGCGTTAGCGCTCAATATAGGCTTGGTGGCGCCGCTGTGGTGGCGCTACGGCGACATCCAGGCAAATGTGATCGCCTGGGAGGCCTGGTGGGTCATGCCGATGATGCTGCTGGTGCCCAGAGGGCGCTTCAGCCTTGGGCTGGGCGTTGCACTGGCAAGTTGGCTCATCCTGGCCACGTTGATCAACCTCGGAGACGCTGCTACTTACACCGCCTTTGGTCGACCGCTAAATCTCTATCTCGATACGCCGCTGCTGGGCTCCGTTTATGACTTGCTTGTTGGTAATGTAGGCCAAGTTTGGGCGATTTGCGCAATGTTAGTGGCGGTTATGCTGCTAGCGGGGCTTGCGGTCGGTGTGATCAAGTTGCTGCGCCCGAGAGCGGGTTACCCGCTAACCCTGGGAACGAAGCGAGTAGCGCTTGCAATGCTGGTGTGCGCGAGCCTAGGCATAGGACTTGAGCTTGGCGGTAAGCGTGTCATCGTGCACGCGAGCCTACCGGCGGTGAAGGCCACTCACGACCAGGCGCAACAATTATGGGCCACCCATCAGGCGAAACAAGCATTCACACGCACGCTTGCAGCATCTCCCATTGAGCAGCGTTCGCTAAGCGGCTTGGCGGGGCGCCGGGTGCTGATGACGTTTATCGAATCCTACGGTGTATCGGCGTTGGCAGATGATCGTTATCGCCCGGCGGTGGCCCCGACGCTTGACGAGATTGAGCAACGCCTAGCAGGACGCGATATTGCAGTGGTATCTGGGCTGCTCAAATCGCCGATTCGTGGCGGACAATCCTGGCTTGCCCATGCCACTGCGTTAAGTGGTTATACCATCGACAATCAGCTGTGGTACCAACTGATGCTGGACAGCGAGGCAACCACGCTAGTGGACGATTTTAGTGCCACTGGGCAGCGCACCCTGGCGGTGATGCCCGCCATCACCCAAGCGTGGCCGGAAGGCGCGGCCTATGGATTTGACGAGCTAGTAGTGGAGAAAGACATCGACTACGCCGGGCCCATGTTGAACTGGGTGACCATGCCCGACCAGTTCACTCTGGACTATACTCAGCGCGAACTGCTGGATGAATCGCCGGTCTTTGCTCAACTGGCGCTGATCTCAAGCCATGCGCCTTGGACGCCGATTTTGCCGGTATTGGACGATTGGTCGACCATTGGCGACGGGGCGATTTTCGCCCCATGGGAGGAGGCAGGCGACCCGCCGGAAGTGTTATGGCAGGACATCGAGCGTATCCGCGAGCACTACGCCTGGTCGATCGACTACTCGATTAAAACGGTGGGACGCTGGGCTGAACGTGTAGCGGATGATAATACGTTGCTCATAGTACTTGGCGACCATCAGCCGGCCCCAATGATTACTGGCGACGATGCTAGCGGCGCGGTACCGGTGCACATCATCAGCGGCGACCCCGATTTGCTCGCCCCGTTTCAAGCCAGAGGATTTGTTTCGGGCATGTGGCCCGCGTCTGAAAGCGAAGCGCCCGCCGCCGAGTTAAGCCAACTGCGGCGCTGGCTCCACGCTGATTTTGCCTCTGACACTAACAACTCAAGGACGGCGCCATGA
- a CDS encoding mannose-1-phosphate guanylyltransferase/mannose-6-phosphate isomerase, giving the protein MIQPVILSGGSGTRLWPLSREQMPKQFLRLTSPQSLLQQTLARLDGINALPAMVIGHHRHRFLMAEQLREIDAAARLILEPEGRNTAPAIACAALLACQSGDDPLLLVLPADHVIGDVAAFQHSVDKAVPLAEQGYLVTFGVVPTHPETGYGYIASGEPLGGGYHLKAFIEKPDAERAAQLVKNGDTLWNSGMFLLRASTYLAELQRLQPAMGDACARAVSGAHRDLDFLRLGEDAFCQCPADSIDYAVMEHCQHAAVVPLAAQWSDIGSFDALRAAATPDANGNVSHGDVWLTETQDSLVMAESRLVATLGIKDLVVVETADSVLVAHRDQAQQVKHLVASLGQAGRREVDEAPRVHRPWGSFQAMDAGARYQVKRITVKPGGRLSLQRHHHRAEHWVVVSGTARVTVEERCYLVSENQSTYIPIGALHRLENPGKIPLELIEVQSGTYLGEDDIERFDDAYERNSDE; this is encoded by the coding sequence ATGATCCAGCCGGTGATTCTTAGCGGTGGCAGCGGAACCCGCTTATGGCCGCTTTCGCGGGAGCAAATGCCCAAGCAGTTTTTGCGCTTAACCTCTCCCCAAAGCCTATTGCAGCAAACCTTGGCGCGGCTGGATGGGATCAATGCATTGCCAGCGATGGTCATTGGCCATCATCGCCACCGCTTTCTTATGGCCGAGCAGCTACGTGAAATAGATGCGGCCGCACGCCTTATACTTGAACCCGAAGGGCGTAATACTGCGCCGGCGATTGCCTGTGCCGCGCTGCTGGCGTGCCAGTCCGGTGATGATCCATTATTGTTGGTGCTCCCCGCGGACCATGTGATTGGCGATGTGGCGGCGTTTCAGCACAGTGTCGACAAAGCGGTGCCGTTGGCTGAGCAGGGGTATCTGGTGACGTTTGGCGTTGTGCCGACACACCCGGAAACGGGCTACGGCTACATTGCTAGTGGTGAACCGCTAGGCGGTGGCTATCACCTGAAGGCGTTTATCGAGAAACCCGATGCCGAACGTGCCGCCCAACTGGTTAAAAACGGCGACACGCTGTGGAATAGCGGTATGTTTTTGCTGCGTGCTTCCACCTATTTAGCCGAGTTGCAGCGGCTTCAGCCGGCCATGGGCGACGCCTGCGCAAGGGCGGTCAGTGGCGCGCATCGCGACCTTGATTTCCTGCGCCTGGGGGAAGACGCATTTTGTCAGTGCCCGGCGGATTCGATTGACTATGCAGTGATGGAGCACTGCCAGCACGCCGCTGTAGTGCCGCTTGCGGCTCAGTGGAGCGATATTGGTAGCTTTGATGCGCTGCGCGCAGCGGCTACGCCGGATGCTAACGGCAATGTAAGTCACGGCGATGTGTGGCTGACCGAGACCCAGGATTCACTGGTGATGGCCGAAAGTCGCTTGGTGGCCACGCTGGGGATCAAGGATCTGGTGGTGGTGGAAACCGCGGATAGCGTGTTAGTAGCCCACCGCGATCAGGCGCAACAGGTCAAACACCTGGTGGCCAGCCTTGGCCAGGCAGGGCGGCGCGAAGTGGATGAAGCGCCGAGGGTGCATCGGCCGTGGGGAAGCTTTCAAGCGATGGACGCAGGGGCGCGCTATCAGGTCAAGCGCATTACCGTTAAGCCCGGCGGTCGGCTTTCGCTGCAGCGCCACCACCACCGGGCCGAGCATTGGGTGGTGGTTAGCGGGACTGCGCGAGTCACGGTGGAGGAGCGCTGCTATCTGGTCAGTGAAAACCAGTCGACGTACATTCCCATTGGCGCACTGCACCGGCTGGAAAACCCCGGCAAGATCCCCCTTGAGCTGATTGAAGTCCAGTCGGGCACTTACCTGGGCGAAGACGATATCGAACGCTTTGATGATGCCTATGAGCGCAACAGTGATGAGTAA
- a CDS encoding lysophospholipid acyltransferase family protein, translated as MPKRQSLLKRIKQRFPQASAIARLWRLLADWPLSRLWRCAKWLGPQVYRLSRRERHVTNANLTVAYPTLTADERKTLAHHSLRHSAATMLELGHAWMAEPDRVESGILAVHGRDKLDNARAEGRGVIVLAPHFGNWEVLNFWLSSHFPFTAMYEPPKMAALDPIIRHGRERMGAALVPTNPRGVAALLKALKRSEAIGILPDQDPSWGSGVFAPFFGRDAYTATLLPKLVARTQARVVTGVALRVPGKGFEIHFLDADERVYNEDDVQSATGVNASVEDAIALSPAQYQWEYKRYGKTPEEQQKRPNFRDYRLY; from the coding sequence ATGCCGAAACGTCAGTCACTTTTAAAGCGCATCAAGCAGCGTTTTCCGCAGGCCTCGGCCATTGCTCGGCTGTGGCGATTGCTTGCCGACTGGCCACTGAGTAGGCTATGGCGTTGCGCCAAATGGCTGGGGCCGCAGGTCTATCGGCTGAGCCGTCGCGAGCGCCACGTCACCAACGCCAACCTGACCGTCGCCTACCCCACGCTCACCGCCGACGAGCGCAAGACGCTGGCCCATCATAGCCTGCGCCACTCCGCCGCCACCATGCTGGAGCTTGGCCATGCGTGGATGGCCGAACCCGATCGCGTAGAGAGCGGCATTCTAGCGGTGCATGGGCGCGACAAGCTCGACAATGCCAGGGCCGAAGGACGCGGCGTGATTGTGCTGGCGCCGCACTTTGGCAATTGGGAAGTACTTAACTTCTGGCTGTCGAGCCATTTCCCGTTCACCGCCATGTACGAGCCGCCTAAAATGGCCGCGCTTGACCCCATTATCCGCCATGGCCGTGAGCGAATGGGCGCCGCGCTGGTGCCCACCAACCCTCGCGGCGTTGCCGCGCTTCTCAAGGCGCTCAAACGTAGCGAAGCCATCGGCATCCTGCCCGACCAGGATCCCAGCTGGGGTAGCGGCGTGTTCGCGCCGTTTTTTGGCCGTGACGCCTATACCGCAACGCTATTGCCCAAACTGGTGGCCCGCACCCAAGCGCGCGTGGTAACCGGGGTCGCTTTGCGGGTGCCCGGCAAAGGGTTTGAAATCCATTTCCTTGACGCCGACGAGCGGGTCTATAACGAGGATGATGTCCAGTCTGCCACCGGGGTCAATGCCAGTGTGGAAGACGCCATCGCGCTTTCCCCGGCGCAGTATCAGTGGGAATACAAACGCTACGGCAAAACCCCCGAAGAACAGCAAAAACGGCCCAACTTCCGCGACTACCGGCTTTACTAA
- a CDS encoding DUF4870 family protein, whose translation MNHNPDERPIEGEMISDNPQETQTPPDTTMALVIYALYLASFVVGFTAVVGVVMAYVFRGKGPVWLDEHYRYQVRTFWIGLLYACIAFMLTLVLIGFPLLLALAVWLIVRCVKGFKCLHEKRAPSNVNSWLI comes from the coding sequence ATGAACCACAACCCAGATGAGCGCCCAATTGAAGGTGAGATGATCTCTGACAACCCCCAAGAGACTCAAACGCCGCCCGACACCACCATGGCACTGGTGATTTACGCCCTTTACCTGGCGAGTTTTGTGGTCGGTTTTACCGCCGTCGTCGGTGTGGTGATGGCCTATGTGTTTCGCGGCAAAGGGCCTGTCTGGCTTGATGAGCACTACCGTTACCAAGTGCGTACCTTTTGGATTGGCCTACTCTACGCATGCATAGCCTTTATGCTAACGCTCGTGCTGATCGGCTTTCCTTTGCTGTTGGCTCTGGCGGTGTGGTTGATTGTCCGCTGTGTTAAAGGGTTTAAGTGTTTGCACGAGAAACGTGCCCCCTCCAATGTGAATAGCTGGCTGATTTAA
- a CDS encoding VOC family protein: MLSGLDHLVVTVTDMGRAVDFYSRVLGLDVRYRDAQRVDLLLGDTALRLHQTDTDIAPISATPTPGSLDLCLRCQLPLDEFQQHLDALAIEIELGPVARQGANGPIESIYLRDPDGNLLEICRPAR; encoded by the coding sequence ATGCTCTCAGGTCTGGACCATCTCGTTGTGACCGTGACCGACATGGGTCGCGCGGTGGATTTTTACTCACGTGTTCTAGGACTGGATGTGCGCTACCGAGACGCTCAGCGGGTAGATTTATTGCTCGGCGATACTGCATTGCGTCTACATCAAACCGATACCGATATCGCGCCGATTTCCGCAACGCCCACGCCGGGCAGTTTAGACCTCTGCCTGCGCTGTCAGCTACCGCTGGATGAATTCCAACAGCACCTAGACGCCCTGGCCATTGAGATTGAGCTAGGCCCGGTCGCGCGCCAGGGAGCTAACGGACCGATTGAGTCGATTTACTTACGCGACCCGGACGGCAACCTGCTCGAGATTTGCCGCCCTGCACGCTAG
- a CDS encoding class I SAM-dependent methyltransferase, translating into MRRCPLCDAGSVVLYHSDRRRDYYQCATCALVFVPPEQHLSAADEKAEYDKHQNSPYDTGYRRFLARLFTPLRAKLAANAHGLDFGSGPGPTLSVMFEEQGYPMSIYDPFYAPDQAALTQAYDFITATEVVEHLAQPGQVLAQLAALLTPGGYLGLMTKRVTSAESFARWHYIADPTHVSFFSEATFRWWAAQQHFKVEFPEADVVILHKPLTTVAGS; encoded by the coding sequence ATGCGACGTTGTCCGCTATGCGATGCGGGGAGTGTCGTGCTGTATCACAGCGATCGTCGTCGAGACTATTACCAGTGTGCCACGTGTGCGTTGGTCTTTGTGCCGCCGGAGCAGCATTTGAGCGCCGCTGACGAAAAGGCGGAGTACGATAAGCACCAAAACTCGCCGTATGATACGGGATATCGACGCTTTTTAGCGCGTTTATTTACCCCGCTGAGGGCTAAGTTGGCGGCCAATGCACACGGGCTTGATTTCGGGTCAGGCCCTGGACCCACGCTCTCGGTGATGTTCGAAGAGCAGGGCTACCCGATGTCAATTTATGACCCCTTTTACGCGCCAGACCAGGCAGCGTTGACCCAGGCATACGATTTTATCACCGCGACGGAGGTGGTGGAGCATTTGGCCCAGCCCGGCCAGGTGCTGGCTCAATTGGCAGCGCTACTTACCCCTGGCGGCTACCTTGGGCTGATGACCAAGCGAGTCACATCGGCCGAGTCATTTGCGCGCTGGCATTATATTGCAGACCCGACCCACGTGAGTTTTTTCAGCGAAGCAACGTTTCGTTGGTGGGCCGCCCAGCAACATTTTAAAGTGGAATTTCCTGAGGCCGATGTGGTTATTCTACATAAACCGCTAACAACAGTGGCAGGGTCGTGA
- a CDS encoding MFS transporter produces MSRQLLAMALAPLLGLFILGIGNGFLATLITIRLDAAGESATVIGIVSSAYFIGLALGAMVNDRLLLRIGHIRAYGSFASLVAVTVLLQGLFFDPWAWFVLRLIGGWATVGVYLVIESWLLTSGDQKVRGRLLALYMISLYAAGVLGQLLLGVTDAMGATAPFMVIGLLASLSVLPMAMIPRVSPLIEHAEPLPPLRLITMTPTGVMGSLGSGMVVAAAYTLLPLYLQRIGLSVSQVGQMMAVVILGAMLLQYPIGRWSDRHDRQMVLIAISAFCVLISAAMLWLPLSTPLLVVLLFLLGGGVFALYPVAVSHAADRAPAGALVRMSQGLLLINSIGATISPLMISPVMTAMGDAGLFWAFGSLSLFFLLFFAWRRRVRPAPVPVAPFTATTPMSSAGAELVVTEELMQGALEHEHLEDLSDLVPDVDVAEPIAGPPPEDENHIVYYSDVEQASGRH; encoded by the coding sequence ATGTCGCGGCAACTGCTAGCCATGGCGCTCGCGCCCTTGTTAGGGCTTTTTATTCTCGGAATCGGTAACGGCTTTCTGGCCACCTTGATCACCATTCGCCTGGACGCGGCGGGTGAATCGGCCACGGTGATCGGTATCGTCTCTTCCGCCTATTTTATTGGTCTGGCGCTAGGCGCCATGGTCAACGACCGCTTGTTACTGCGCATTGGCCATATTCGCGCCTACGGTAGCTTTGCCTCCTTAGTGGCAGTGACAGTGTTGCTGCAAGGTCTGTTTTTCGATCCCTGGGCATGGTTTGTGCTGCGCTTAATTGGCGGCTGGGCCACGGTGGGCGTGTACTTGGTCATTGAAAGCTGGCTGCTCACCTCCGGCGACCAGAAAGTGCGTGGTCGCCTGCTCGCGCTGTACATGATTTCGCTGTATGCCGCCGGGGTGTTGGGTCAATTATTGCTGGGGGTAACCGACGCCATGGGCGCCACCGCGCCATTTATGGTGATTGGCCTCTTGGCGTCGCTTTCGGTACTGCCCATGGCGATGATTCCCCGTGTATCGCCGCTTATCGAACACGCCGAACCGCTTCCTCCGCTTCGTCTGATTACCATGACGCCCACCGGTGTGATGGGCAGTCTGGGTTCCGGCATGGTGGTCGCAGCGGCGTATACCTTGCTGCCGCTTTATCTTCAGCGAATTGGTTTGAGCGTCAGTCAGGTCGGCCAAATGATGGCGGTGGTGATACTGGGCGCCATGCTGCTCCAGTATCCCATTGGTCGCTGGTCGGATCGCCACGACCGTCAGATGGTGTTGATCGCAATCAGCGCTTTCTGCGTTTTAATTTCAGCGGCCATGCTGTGGCTGCCGCTTTCCACGCCGCTGCTGGTGGTGCTGTTGTTCCTGTTGGGTGGTGGGGTGTTTGCGCTATACCCAGTGGCCGTCAGCCATGCAGCCGACCGCGCACCGGCCGGTGCCCTGGTGCGTATGAGCCAGGGATTGCTGCTGATCAATTCGATCGGTGCGACGATCAGCCCGCTGATGATTTCACCGGTGATGACCGCCATGGGCGATGCAGGTCTATTCTGGGCCTTTGGCTCGCTGAGTTTATTCTTTTTGCTGTTTTTCGCCTGGCGTCGTCGTGTGCGCCCCGCACCGGTACCGGTGGCACCGTTCACCGCTACAACGCCGATGAGTTCTGCAGGTGCCGAGCTGGTGGTTACTGAAGAACTGATGCAAGGGGCGCTTGAGCACGAGCATTTAGAGGATTTATCTGACCTGGTGCCCGATGTGGATGTGGCGGAGCCCATCGCTGGACCGCCGCCCGAAGACGAAAATCATATCGTTTACTACTCAGATGTAGAGCAGGCAAGCGGGCGACATTAA
- a CDS encoding acyl-CoA dehydrogenase: MNYYAAPVRDLRFVLEELLAHRSLNLPGFEEATPDLVEAVLEEAAKLAGDVWGPLNDVGDKQGATRHADGNVTTPDGFAAAYQAYVEGGWNGIGVSEALGGQNLPEVVASAVQEMLHGANMALGLCPMLTAGAIEALAHHGSDNQKASYLPKLVEGTWTGTMNLTEPQAGSDLSKVRTKAVPEGDHYLISGQKIYITWGEHDAAENIIHLVLARKPDAAEGNKGISLFLVPKFLVNEDGSLGERNDVTCASIEHKLGIHGSPTCTLSFGENGGAIGYLVGEEGRGLNHMFTMMNEARHKVGIQGIGVAERACQHAIAYALERTQGRSPKARGGKDCAISDHLDVRRMLLSMRARTDALRALALYCAAELDTARHAESHEARNAAQARADILIPVIKSFSTDQAVDIASMGIQVHGGMGYVEETGAAQLLRDARIAPIYEGTNGIQALDLAGRKLQRDNGEALTALLNDISVTVEQLKAKPDLALLGSGLAAGLEDLKAAQAIVLAQGKDPDSGADAVQAYATPFLNLAGHVLCAWQMGQAALSATAAIDNGSDDPFYTTKMRSAEFAITQWLPVGRAQRAVIEAGIQCLSDYEVH; encoded by the coding sequence ATGAATTACTACGCCGCGCCGGTACGCGATCTGCGCTTTGTGCTTGAAGAGCTGCTAGCGCATCGTTCGCTGAACCTGCCGGGCTTTGAAGAAGCCACCCCCGATTTGGTCGAGGCAGTGCTTGAAGAAGCTGCCAAGCTGGCCGGTGATGTCTGGGGCCCGCTGAATGATGTCGGCGATAAGCAAGGCGCGACGCGTCATGCCGATGGCAACGTGACAACGCCAGATGGCTTCGCGGCGGCTTACCAGGCGTATGTGGAAGGTGGCTGGAACGGCATTGGCGTTTCAGAGGCGCTAGGCGGGCAAAACCTACCTGAAGTAGTGGCCAGTGCCGTTCAGGAAATGCTCCATGGCGCCAATATGGCGCTGGGTCTCTGCCCTATGCTGACCGCGGGCGCCATTGAAGCCCTGGCCCATCATGGCAGCGACAACCAAAAAGCGAGCTATCTACCCAAGCTGGTGGAAGGCACCTGGACCGGCACTATGAACCTGACCGAGCCCCAGGCCGGCTCGGACCTATCGAAAGTCCGCACCAAAGCGGTGCCGGAAGGTGACCATTACCTTATCAGCGGCCAGAAGATCTACATTACCTGGGGCGAGCACGACGCCGCTGAGAATATCATTCACCTTGTGCTGGCCCGCAAGCCCGACGCGGCGGAAGGCAATAAAGGCATTTCGCTGTTCCTGGTACCTAAGTTCCTGGTCAATGAGGACGGCTCGCTTGGCGAGCGCAACGACGTCACCTGCGCTTCCATCGAGCATAAGTTGGGCATTCACGGTTCACCCACCTGTACCCTAAGCTTTGGCGAAAACGGCGGCGCGATTGGCTATCTGGTCGGCGAAGAAGGCCGTGGTCTCAACCATATGTTCACCATGATGAACGAAGCGCGCCACAAAGTGGGTATTCAGGGCATCGGCGTGGCCGAACGGGCCTGTCAGCATGCGATTGCCTACGCGTTAGAGCGCACCCAGGGCCGCTCCCCCAAAGCACGGGGCGGTAAAGATTGTGCTATCAGTGACCATCTTGACGTGCGCCGCATGCTGCTCTCCATGCGCGCGCGAACCGATGCGCTACGTGCGCTGGCGCTGTATTGCGCCGCCGAGCTGGACACTGCCCGCCATGCTGAGAGTCATGAGGCGCGCAATGCCGCCCAGGCCCGCGCGGACATACTGATCCCCGTCATCAAAAGCTTCTCCACCGACCAGGCGGTGGATATCGCCTCCATGGGCATTCAGGTCCACGGTGGTATGGGCTATGTAGAGGAAACCGGGGCGGCCCAGCTGCTGCGCGACGCGCGTATTGCCCCCATTTACGAAGGCACCAACGGTATTCAGGCGCTTGATCTGGCGGGGCGTAAGCTACAGCGTGACAACGGCGAAGCACTGACCGCGCTGTTGAATGATATCTCAGTGACCGTCGAACAGCTTAAGGCAAAACCGGACTTGGCACTATTGGGCAGCGGCTTAGCTGCGGGGCTTGAAGATTTAAAGGCCGCTCAAGCCATTGTGCTTGCGCAGGGGAAAGACCCGGATAGCGGCGCTGATGCCGTTCAAGCGTATGCGACCCCTTTCCTGAATCTGGCGGGGCATGTGCTCTGCGCATGGCAGATGGGCCAGGCAGCGTTGAGCGCAACAGCCGCCATTGATAATGGCAGCGACGACCCCTTCTATACTACCAAGATGCGCAGCGCTGAATTTGCCATCACCCAGTGGCTGCCGGTCGGCCGCGCCCAGCGGGCGGTGATTGAGGCGGGCATACAGTGTTTAAGCGACTATGAGGTTCACTAA